A stretch of Candidatus Hydrogenedentota bacterium DNA encodes these proteins:
- a CDS encoding DUF1559 domain-containing protein produces MRHANLARRPGFTLFELLAVIATIGILAAILLPALARSRETARRASCLANLAQLGMVLKMYAEEHDRNLPWSGGEGNADCLLALRGDYVTDEKIFFCPSDTNVSDVQMLEREWTTRLNGDGEGRNDDDVRPSLRQSYDYFGAYTKAPLRYPHPSMPVPAVPLMWDISLRPLDPNGIEDVSRSFNHIPGGGNVVMMDGSVVFVRTDRWFENNLPFATPGIDYIKPVDVLKAELPEEPAPPAATPTPGLQGAAGGGQAPIGGGLAPRRQR; encoded by the coding sequence ATGAGGCACGCAAACCTTGCCCGCCGTCCGGGCTTCACGCTTTTCGAATTGCTGGCCGTCATCGCCACGATTGGAATTCTCGCGGCCATCCTTCTGCCCGCCTTGGCGCGATCGCGGGAGACGGCCCGCCGCGCGAGTTGTCTGGCGAATCTGGCCCAACTCGGCATGGTGCTGAAAATGTACGCCGAGGAACATGATCGCAATCTGCCCTGGAGCGGGGGAGAGGGCAATGCCGATTGTCTGCTGGCGTTGCGGGGTGACTATGTGACCGATGAAAAGATCTTCTTCTGTCCGTCGGATACAAATGTCTCGGATGTGCAGATGCTCGAACGTGAATGGACAACGCGACTCAACGGTGACGGCGAAGGGCGCAATGACGACGACGTCCGCCCCAGCTTGCGCCAGAGCTACGACTACTTCGGAGCCTACACCAAGGCGCCCCTGCGCTATCCACACCCAAGTATGCCGGTGCCCGCGGTGCCCCTGATGTGGGATATTTCGCTTCGCCCGCTCGACCCGAATGGTATCGAAGACGTCTCACGAAGCTTCAACCATATCCCGGGTGGTGGCAATGTGGTGATGATGGACGGGTCGGTCGTGTTCGTGAGGACCGATCGGTGGTTCGAGAACAATCTTCCCTTTGCCACGCCGGGTATCGACTACATCAAGCCGGTTGACGTGCTGAAGGCCGAATTGCCCGAGGAGCCCGCACCGCCGGCAGCCACACCCACGCCGGGTTTGCAGGGCGCCGCTGGTGGAGGGCAGGCTCCGATTGGAGGCGGGCTGGCACCGAGGCGGCAGCGATAG
- a CDS encoding D-alanine--D-alanine ligase, translating into MSKTHVAVFMGGRSEEHEVSLNSGARVAEALTGDRYTVTPVVIGRDGNWSIDGAEALRPAAALSQLDGLNVDCAFIALHGPYGEDGRMQGLLDMIGLPYTGSGCASSALTMDKVRSKAVVSSQGIRVAGHLALDRPTWAIDSAQVIEAIEKDIGFPCVIKAVSQGSSKGVIICDSLLSLRKDMETVMDVEDNVFVEKFVKGTEVTCSVLDADPSGRIQPLPLTEICPRTARFFDYEAKYTPGATEEITPARISDELTDDIMDMAAHVHEVMGCSGWSRSDFIIDEHGPVWIEVNTIPGMTATSLFPQAAAAAGISYEELVAALVDDAMRRAEIRG; encoded by the coding sequence ATGAGCAAGACCCACGTCGCCGTCTTTATGGGCGGGCGCAGCGAAGAGCACGAAGTTTCCTTAAATTCCGGGGCCCGCGTGGCCGAGGCCCTGACGGGCGACCGCTACACCGTGACCCCAGTGGTCATCGGCCGCGACGGCAACTGGTCCATCGACGGTGCCGAAGCCCTCCGCCCGGCGGCTGCACTAAGCCAACTGGACGGGCTGAACGTGGACTGTGCATTCATTGCACTCCATGGCCCCTATGGCGAGGATGGACGCATGCAGGGCCTGCTGGACATGATCGGCCTGCCCTACACGGGCTCCGGCTGCGCCTCCAGCGCCCTCACCATGGACAAGGTGCGGAGCAAGGCGGTGGTGTCGTCCCAGGGTATTCGCGTCGCGGGGCACCTGGCCCTGGACCGGCCCACGTGGGCCATCGACTCGGCCCAGGTCATCGAGGCCATCGAAAAGGACATCGGCTTCCCCTGTGTCATCAAGGCCGTCTCCCAGGGCTCCAGCAAGGGCGTGATCATTTGCGATAGCCTACTGAGCCTGCGCAAAGACATGGAAACGGTCATGGACGTGGAAGACAACGTCTTCGTGGAAAAATTCGTGAAGGGCACGGAGGTCACCTGCTCCGTGCTCGACGCCGATCCAAGCGGGCGCATCCAGCCCCTGCCGCTCACCGAGATCTGCCCGCGCACGGCCCGCTTCTTCGACTATGAGGCCAAGTACACCCCCGGCGCCACGGAAGAGATCACCCCCGCGCGCATCTCCGATGAACTGACCGACGATATCATGGACATGGCCGCCCACGTGCACGAAGTGATGGGCTGCAGCGGCTGGAGCCGGAGTGATTTCATCATCGACGAGCACGGTCCGGTGTGGATCGAGGTCAACACGATACCCGGCATGACCGCGACCTCCCTGTTTCCCCAGGCGGCAGCGGCAGCGGGAATCAGCTACGAGGAACTGGTGGCCGCGCTGGTGGACGACGCAATGCGCCGTGCGGAGATTCGGGGATAA